A genomic window from Brassica oleracea var. oleracea cultivar TO1000 chromosome C8, BOL, whole genome shotgun sequence includes:
- the LOC106309745 gene encoding short-chain dehydrogenase reductase 3a isoform X2, producing the protein MARLMRLDGKITIITGGASGIGAEAARLFTEHGAKVVIVDIQEELGQNVAVSIGQDKACFYRCDITDETQVENAVKFTVEKHGKLDVLFSNAGVMEQPVSILDLDLKQFDRTIAVNVRGAAAFIKHAARAMVEKGTRGSIVCTTSIAAEIGGPGPHAYTASKHALVGLIKTACSGLGKYGIRVNGVAPYGVATGINSYNEETVKMVEEHVAATTILKGVVLKASHVAQAALFLASDDSAYVSGQNLAVDGGYSVVKPM; encoded by the exons ATGGCCAGACTCATGAG ATTGGATGGCAAGATCACTATTATAACAGGTGGAGCCAGCGGGATTGGAGCCGAAGCCGCTAGGCTATTCACTGAGCACGGAGCCAAGGTGGTTATCGTTGACATACAAGAAGAGCTTGGTCAGAACGTGGCCGTTTCTATCGGACAAGACAAAGCATGTTTTTACCGTTGCGACATAACAGACGAGACACAAGTGGAGAACGCGGTTAAGTTCACCGTCGAAAAACATGGAAAGCTTGACGTTCTGTTTAGCAACGCCGGTGTCATGGAACAGCCGGTAAGCATCCTCGACTTGGATCTCAAACAATTTGACCGGACAATCGCCGTCAACGTTCGCGGCGCGGCGGCGTTTATCAAACATGCAGCGCGTGCAATGGTGGAGAAGGGCACGCGCGGGTCAATAGTCTGTACGACGAGCATAGCGGCGGAGATCGGTGGTCCTGGACCTCATGCGTACACGGCGTCGAAGCATGCACTTGTAGGGTTGATTAAAACAGCATGTAGCGGGCTGGGGAAGTACGGGATAAGAGTCAACGGCGTTGCACCCTACGGTGTGGCGACGGGGATAAATAGCTACAACGAGGAAACGGTGAAGATGGTGGAGGAGCATGTCGCCGCTACTACGATTCTCAAAGGTGTGGTGCTCAAGGCTAGCCACGTGGCTCAAGCAGCTTTGTTTTTGGCTTCGGATGATTCAGCTTACGTTAGCGGGCAGAATCTGGCGGTCGATGGAGGTTACAGCGTGGTTAAGCCCATGTGA
- the LOC106309745 gene encoding short-chain dehydrogenase reductase 3a isoform X1 produces MARLMSRLDGKITIITGGASGIGAEAARLFTEHGAKVVIVDIQEELGQNVAVSIGQDKACFYRCDITDETQVENAVKFTVEKHGKLDVLFSNAGVMEQPVSILDLDLKQFDRTIAVNVRGAAAFIKHAARAMVEKGTRGSIVCTTSIAAEIGGPGPHAYTASKHALVGLIKTACSGLGKYGIRVNGVAPYGVATGINSYNEETVKMVEEHVAATTILKGVVLKASHVAQAALFLASDDSAYVSGQNLAVDGGYSVVKPM; encoded by the exons ATGGCCAGACTCATGAG CAGATTGGATGGCAAGATCACTATTATAACAGGTGGAGCCAGCGGGATTGGAGCCGAAGCCGCTAGGCTATTCACTGAGCACGGAGCCAAGGTGGTTATCGTTGACATACAAGAAGAGCTTGGTCAGAACGTGGCCGTTTCTATCGGACAAGACAAAGCATGTTTTTACCGTTGCGACATAACAGACGAGACACAAGTGGAGAACGCGGTTAAGTTCACCGTCGAAAAACATGGAAAGCTTGACGTTCTGTTTAGCAACGCCGGTGTCATGGAACAGCCGGTAAGCATCCTCGACTTGGATCTCAAACAATTTGACCGGACAATCGCCGTCAACGTTCGCGGCGCGGCGGCGTTTATCAAACATGCAGCGCGTGCAATGGTGGAGAAGGGCACGCGCGGGTCAATAGTCTGTACGACGAGCATAGCGGCGGAGATCGGTGGTCCTGGACCTCATGCGTACACGGCGTCGAAGCATGCACTTGTAGGGTTGATTAAAACAGCATGTAGCGGGCTGGGGAAGTACGGGATAAGAGTCAACGGCGTTGCACCCTACGGTGTGGCGACGGGGATAAATAGCTACAACGAGGAAACGGTGAAGATGGTGGAGGAGCATGTCGCCGCTACTACGATTCTCAAAGGTGTGGTGCTCAAGGCTAGCCACGTGGCTCAAGCAGCTTTGTTTTTGGCTTCGGATGATTCAGCTTACGTTAGCGGGCAGAATCTGGCGGTCGATGGAGGTTACAGCGTGGTTAAGCCCATGTGA
- the LOC106308076 gene encoding molybdate-anion transporter: protein MGVVIESFVWEPTSSVFVFFLLSTFLSIFLFPYFAKSRTFGTFDHAVSSSFARFQRWFLAIYTLSSVMEGIWSVYGESELASYGVSKESTVSYLCVGYSSSLVLGPLLGVLSDLIGQKRICLLYCVLHFVVGVWKRITMSPSAWFANVCLSLAGLIHSFGFETWLVVEHEKQSQRNDSLNETFWLMTFLESASLIGGQVLANWLAGGNVQSGVALSATASLFLSVVAIVCIVRTAKEPVKTLPLRDYSAAFYAYVLGDKRIWFLGTAQACLQFSTAVFWILWAPTIVADGREVNLGLIYPCFLGSRMLGSTVFPWLMSGQSFLRLEDCLVYIYAILAVVFSIVAYDYQEISTLIVLFCLYHGFAGLVLPLLARLRTMYVPNELRGGMISLSQIPANAAILFCLIQRGYSDKIENSTMMALSSVSLFSASGCIYLLRRWGKSPHQDWHKL from the exons ATGGGTGTGGTTATCGAGAGCTTCGTCTGGGAGCCAACCTCAAGCGTCTTCGTCTTCTTCCTCCTCTCCACATTTCTATCGATATTCCTGTTCCCCTACTTCGCCAAAAGCAGAACGTTCGGTACCTTCGATCACGCCGTCTCCTCATCTTTCGCTCGCTTCCAAAGATGGTTTCTAGCTATCTACACTCTCTCTTCAG TGATGGAAGGTATATGGTCGGTGTATGGAGAATCGGAGTTAGCGTCTTATGGCGTGAGTAAAGAATCAACGGTGTCTTATCTCTGTGTTGGCTACTCGTCTTCTCTTGTTCTTGGTCCTTTACTTGGTGTCCTCTCTGATCTCAT AGGTCAGAAGAGGATTTGTCTACTCTATTGCGTCTTGCACTTCGTTGTTGGTGTGTGGAAGAGGATTACAATGAGTCCTAGTGCCTGGTTTGCTAATGTTTGCTTGTCTCTTGCTGGTCTCATACATTCATTTGGGTTTGAGACTTGGCTCGTTGTGGAACATGAGAAG CAAAGTCAGCGGAATGATTCGTTGAATGAGACGTTCTGGCTGATGACTTTTCTCGAGTCTGCTTCTTTGATTGGAGGTCAAGTTCTTGCGAATTGGCTTGCGGGTGGTAATGTTCAGAGTGGCGTTGCGTTGTCTGCTACGGCGTCTCTGTTCTTGTCTGTTGTGGCCATTGTTTGTATTGTCCGGACTGCGAAAGAGCCTGTTAAGACGCTGCCACTTAGAGATTATTCTGCAGCGTTCTATGCATATGTTCTTGGTG ATAAAAGAATATGGTTTCTAGGAACTGCACAGGCCTGCCTCCAGTTTTCCACTGCAGTCTTTTGGATTCTTTGGGCACCGACGATAGTG GCTGATGGGCGAGAAGTGAATCTGGGATTGATATATCCATGTTTCTTGGGCTCAAGAATGCTTGGGAGTACAGTATTCCCATGGCTTATGAGCGGACAATCATTTCTCCGGCTTGAAGATTGCCTAGTCTACATATACGCAATACTTGCGGTTGTGTTTTCTATAGTAGCCTATGATTATCAG GAAATCAGCACCTTAATAGTACTTTTCTGCTTGTATCATGGCTTTGCTGGACTGGTACTGCCTTTGCTTGCAAGACTGAGGACCAT GTATGTACCGAATGAATTGCGTGGAGGGATGATAAGCCTTTCTCAAATCCCAGCTAATGCAGCTATCTTGTTTTGCTTAATACAG AGAGGGTACTCCGACAAGATTGAGAATTCAACGATGATGGCTCTAAGTTCCGTTTCGTTATTCTCTGCATCTGGTTGTATATATTTATTACGACGATGGGGAAAGTCACCACACCAAGACTGGCACAAGTTATGA